The following coding sequences are from one uncultured Desulfobacter sp. window:
- a CDS encoding MATE family efflux transporter, translating to MSVSLYTSRVVLSILGVGDYGIYNVVGGVVFVLSFLNISMATATQRFLNLELGKNNKKGVEKVFATAQVIHILIAVIILVLAETFGVWFLNNHMFIPKDRIIASNYVFQFTICSFLLTVMSVPYNATIIAHEKMSAFAYITVIEALLKLGIVFLLLVINSDKLIAYSFLMAIVSIIIRIIYGSYCRRHFEECRRFSVKYDKFLFKEMLGFSSWTIFGSLGSISHTQGVAIVLNMFFGVAVNAAQGISMQINNLVYQFVTSFMTALNPQIVKYYAAKDLYFMQTLIKRGCKMGFFLVAFLVLPLCFETQTILSLWLKEVPEYTVIFTRLVLLTSLCNSFASPLSVAQGATGNIKTYQMVLTILGWMHLPLAWVFFTLGFAPYYAMYIYLFLVIIMQMYRIYKVCNSLNISISGFYKDVIIKCFLVMLLSSILPVGMHLLVPYSLFSRILTFCMSAVMVIISVFVVGVNNEERNKIFKFIRSKTYIAALN from the coding sequence ATGTCAGTATCTTTGTATACAAGCCGGGTTGTTTTGAGTATATTAGGTGTAGGGGATTATGGGATTTATAATGTTGTAGGTGGTGTTGTATTCGTACTATCATTTTTAAATATCTCCATGGCAACAGCCACACAACGTTTTTTAAATTTAGAATTAGGTAAAAATAACAAAAAAGGTGTTGAAAAAGTCTTTGCCACAGCCCAAGTAATACATATTCTCATTGCGGTTATCATATTAGTATTAGCGGAAACTTTTGGCGTCTGGTTTTTGAATAACCATATGTTTATACCAAAAGATCGTATAATCGCTTCGAATTATGTATTTCAATTTACGATTTGTTCTTTCTTGCTTACTGTTATGAGTGTGCCTTATAATGCTACGATAATTGCGCATGAAAAAATGTCGGCATTTGCCTATATAACAGTAATTGAGGCCCTTTTGAAATTAGGCATTGTATTCCTACTATTAGTAATTAATTCTGATAAGCTCATAGCATATTCTTTTTTAATGGCTATCGTTTCAATTATAATACGTATAATATATGGAAGTTATTGCAGGCGGCATTTCGAAGAGTGTAGACGATTTAGCGTGAAATATGATAAATTTTTATTTAAAGAAATGCTTGGCTTTTCAAGTTGGACAATATTCGGTTCTTTAGGATCCATATCTCATACTCAGGGCGTAGCAATTGTTTTAAATATGTTCTTTGGGGTTGCTGTTAATGCTGCCCAAGGAATATCCATGCAGATAAATAATCTTGTATATCAGTTTGTTACAAGTTTTATGACAGCTCTTAATCCGCAGATAGTGAAATATTATGCTGCAAAAGATTTGTATTTTATGCAAACACTCATTAAACGTGGATGTAAAATGGGTTTTTTTTTAGTGGCTTTTTTGGTTCTGCCATTGTGTTTCGAAACCCAAACTATACTAAGTCTTTGGTTAAAGGAAGTGCCAGAATACACGGTGATTTTTACTAGGCTCGTCCTTTTAACCAGTTTGTGTAATTCCTTTGCAAGCCCATTGTCTGTTGCTCAAGGTGCCACTGGGAATATAAAAACGTATCAGATGGTTTTAACAATACTCGGATGGATGCATCTGCCGTTAGCATGGGTGTTCTTCACATTAGGTTTTGCACCATACTACGCGATGTATATTTACTTGTTTTTAGTGATAATTATGCAAATGTATCGTATCTATAAAGTTTGTAATTCATTAAATATAAGTATATCTGGCTTTTATAAGGATGTGATAATCAAATGTTTTCTTGTGATGCTTTTATCATCTATTTTACCTGTTGGAATGCATCTATTGGTCCCATATAGCTTATTCTCAAGAATATTAACATTCTGCATGAGTGCCGTTATGGTTATAATCAGTGTGTTCGTCGTTGGGGTGAATAATGAAGAACGAAATAAAATTTTTAAGTTTATTAGATCGAAAACTTATATAGCGGCACTAAATTAA
- a CDS encoding GumC family protein, whose protein sequence is MEDENLEKEIHLSDYYLVLLKHKALIISFFVITVSITILGTFLMTPVYQSSAKLIIDKESSASPITGERLDYENYNSQFMTFNTHFKLITSGPVIESLINTLGLDKEEENLDINPITKVIRQFKDNIKLLLQVDKKELPPHEKQLALMAKVKEKISIDQIQDTRLLTINVKDKNPVLATNMANTLANKYIEFNLSSKMQSSKQTLGWLNNELYELRQKLEQSEKEFFDYKQESKVFSLDGKQKMAEQKIEAFNTRYLEARNHRLELDAIIDEFTKHIRGEKGISAIRSLMDNPMIDNIYLKIVDLELEYSRLSKIYKDQHPKILQLQSELSKSRSRLTEEIKKELSNLKSERKVLLAREQNLEKTIAGFETDALNTSSKALKYSILKRNVDSNQNLYDLMLSRVKESNILQTSDTSNIRVVEKAMVPARPVSPNKKRNLLLGAVLGLFGGIGLAFFLEYLDQTVRTEEDITSHFKLPVLSVIPEADPSETYGASS, encoded by the coding sequence ATGGAAGACGAAAATCTGGAAAAAGAGATCCATCTCTCGGACTATTATCTGGTGCTGTTAAAGCACAAGGCGCTGATCATCTCCTTTTTTGTGATCACTGTTTCTATTACGATTCTGGGTACTTTCCTGATGACTCCGGTGTATCAATCCAGTGCCAAACTGATCATTGACAAAGAGTCGTCAGCCTCTCCCATTACCGGCGAACGGTTGGATTATGAAAATTACAACTCCCAGTTCATGACCTTTAACACCCATTTCAAGCTGATTACTTCCGGGCCCGTGATCGAATCTTTGATCAATACCCTGGGTTTGGATAAAGAAGAAGAGAACCTGGATATTAACCCCATCACCAAGGTGATCCGGCAGTTCAAGGATAATATTAAGCTGTTGCTCCAGGTTGATAAAAAGGAACTGCCCCCCCATGAAAAACAATTGGCTCTTATGGCGAAGGTGAAAGAAAAAATTTCCATTGATCAGATTCAAGACACCCGCCTGCTTACCATAAATGTAAAAGATAAAAATCCGGTATTGGCCACAAACATGGCCAATACCCTGGCCAATAAATACATTGAGTTTAATTTGTCCAGTAAAATGCAATCCTCCAAGCAGACCCTGGGATGGCTGAATAATGAACTGTATGAACTGCGCCAGAAACTGGAGCAGTCAGAGAAGGAATTTTTCGACTATAAGCAGGAAAGTAAGGTCTTCTCCCTTGACGGTAAGCAGAAGATGGCCGAGCAAAAAATCGAAGCGTTCAACACCCGGTATCTTGAAGCCAGAAATCACCGTCTGGAGCTGGATGCCATAATTGATGAATTCACCAAACATATCAGAGGGGAAAAAGGAATCTCCGCTATCCGTTCACTGATGGATAACCCGATGATTGACAACATTTATCTGAAAATAGTGGACCTGGAATTGGAATACTCCCGCCTGTCCAAAATTTATAAAGATCAACATCCCAAAATATTACAGCTTCAAAGTGAACTGTCCAAGAGCCGTTCCCGCCTCACCGAGGAGATCAAAAAGGAACTATCGAATCTGAAATCCGAGCGTAAGGTGCTTTTGGCCCGGGAACAAAACCTGGAGAAAACCATTGCAGGATTTGAAACCGATGCCCTCAATACCTCATCCAAGGCATTGAAATACAGTATCCTGAAGCGTAATGTGGACAGCAATCAGAACCTGTATGATCTGATGCTTTCCCGGGTTAAAGAATCCAATATTCTTCAAACCAGCGACACCTCGAATATCCGGGTGGTGGAAAAAGCCATGGTCCCTGCGCGCCCTGTATCGCCAAACAAGAAAAGGAATCTTTTGCTGGGTGCTGTACTTGGGCTTTTCGGCGGCATCGGCTTGGCCTTTTTCTTAGAATATCTGGACCAGACTGTACGCACCGAAGAGGATATCACATCCCACTTTAAACTGCCGGTACTATCTGTTATCCCCGAAGCAGACCCATCCGAGACCTATGGAGCCTCATCGTGA
- a CDS encoding SLBB domain-containing protein has translation MLKNSFNVLLIVVLLAVSLLMLSMTGLCEEQSNGGYRLGPEDLVKISILAGGIEQVVKEMVVSETGDLNVPFVGKIPAAGLTLSQLEKRIFIPLERDYFVDPQIHLQIVEYHSLEFSISGAVKNPGKFELDFTPTVMDLIANAGGVLPGRGNLAYILKGVGHDTLSDSEIHEAISKSTLVKIDLNRLLDEGDMSENIRLVSGDTVYIPLGSKLDQAATMVYVQGKVKSPGIFDYQPGLTALGACIMAGGFDKFAAPNRAKVIRKTADGQETIKINLKKVQTGDKADILLKPGDRIHIPESWL, from the coding sequence ATGCTGAAAAATAGTTTTAACGTGCTTTTAATCGTTGTTCTTTTGGCCGTTTCTCTTTTAATGCTGTCCATGACCGGCTTATGCGAAGAGCAAAGCAATGGCGGGTACCGATTGGGACCCGAGGATCTGGTCAAAATATCAATTTTGGCCGGTGGTATCGAACAGGTGGTAAAAGAGATGGTGGTCAGCGAAACCGGTGACTTAAATGTTCCCTTTGTGGGGAAAATCCCCGCAGCAGGGTTGACCTTAAGTCAATTGGAAAAAAGAATTTTTATTCCCCTGGAGCGTGATTATTTTGTGGATCCCCAGATCCACCTTCAGATTGTGGAGTACCACAGCCTGGAATTTTCCATCTCCGGCGCCGTTAAAAATCCAGGTAAGTTTGAACTGGATTTTACCCCTACGGTCATGGATCTGATTGCCAATGCCGGCGGTGTTCTGCCCGGGCGCGGCAATCTGGCTTATATTCTTAAAGGAGTGGGCCACGATACCCTGTCAGATTCTGAGATACACGAAGCCATCAGCAAATCAACCCTGGTGAAAATTGATCTGAATCGCCTTCTGGACGAAGGGGACATGTCCGAAAACATACGCCTGGTCTCTGGCGACACCGTATATATCCCCTTAGGATCAAAACTGGACCAGGCCGCAACAATGGTCTATGTCCAGGGGAAAGTCAAAAGTCCGGGCATATTTGACTATCAGCCCGGGCTCACGGCACTTGGTGCCTGCATCATGGCCGGAGGATTTGATAAATTCGCGGCACCCAACCGGGCCAAGGTGATCCGCAAGACTGCTGACGGCCAGGAAACCATTAAAATCAACCTAAAGAAAGTTCAAACCGGCGACAAGGCAGATATCCTCCTCAAGCCGGGTGATCGCATTCATATCCCTGAATCCTGGCTGTAA
- a CDS encoding acyltransferase produces MKIIFIIIVVFWLCQKIMWVTGYLICWTYTKASIFFQKRKTETSSEFDKKLGRNEKSPESKIYVVLKNYIRRWIEGYYRYKIIRTGNIASHVIRNFIYYQVFNVSFGKNAIVYYGAEIREPYKLKIGRGSIIGDRAVLDARSGITIGKNVNLSSEVQIWTLQHNYSCPYFSTADQCKPVVIKDQVWIGPRVTILPGVTIGKGAVIGAGAIVTKDVNSYTLNGGVPSKQIGLRNIDLKYSFSGQYIPFL; encoded by the coding sequence ATGAAAATTATTTTTATAATTATTGTTGTTTTTTGGTTGTGTCAAAAAATTATGTGGGTTACCGGATATCTTATTTGCTGGACATATACAAAAGCCTCTATTTTTTTCCAGAAACGCAAAACAGAGACCTCTTCTGAATTTGATAAAAAATTGGGGCGTAATGAAAAGAGTCCTGAAAGCAAAATTTATGTTGTCCTAAAAAATTATATAAGACGTTGGATAGAAGGCTATTACCGATATAAAATTATTAGAACTGGGAACATCGCCTCTCACGTAATAAGAAATTTTATATATTATCAAGTTTTTAACGTTTCTTTCGGTAAAAATGCGATCGTTTATTATGGTGCTGAAATAAGGGAACCCTACAAACTTAAAATCGGAAGAGGGTCAATTATTGGAGACAGAGCAGTATTAGATGCTAGAAGTGGAATTACAATAGGAAAGAATGTAAATTTAAGTTCTGAAGTACAGATTTGGACGCTTCAACATAACTATAGCTGCCCCTATTTTTCAACCGCTGATCAATGTAAACCTGTTGTAATTAAAGATCAAGTTTGGATCGGGCCAAGAGTTACCATTCTGCCTGGCGTAACAATTGGAAAGGGAGCCGTTATTGGAGCTGGTGCCATTGTTACAAAAGATGTGAATTCATATACTTTAAATGGGGGGGTACCCAGTAAACAAATTGGCCTTCGCAATATTGATTTAAAATACTCTTTCAGTGGTCAGTATATTCCTTTTTTATGA
- a CDS encoding DUF4388 domain-containing protein, with protein sequence MIFSKHKAGNLEQDKDALLNNYSSSSRFAESYRTLRTNLFFSAMENDLKSVVITSSVAGEGKTTTCVNLAHTVAQADRSVLLVDMDLRRPHLSSLFSMRKEKGVSDLVADVFGIHLNQGTLDQYPVNDLIQLTTLQSNTCCLDLENEETQVSISFDKGRMIDVYWKNRPDSMKLANTLIQEKLLTEKESLLALGHQKKSVQRLGTILYTMGFVSKKDIAKTLSIHTIEAIKAVSAMEQGEFTFSSLSAVEVKKIISHGIDFHKLYAEFNVGEDMGDFLKKTIDDMIQPTYTENLFILPAGRVPPNPAELVGSKRTGFLMDYLKTRYDFIVIDTSPVMPATDALLVAPHTDGVILVIKSRHANRKIIQEVLNRFESNNLPIIGTILNRVDMKKEGYYKYYKKYYTSYYGN encoded by the coding sequence GTGATTTTTTCTAAACATAAAGCCGGAAATCTTGAGCAGGACAAAGACGCCCTGTTGAATAATTATTCCTCGTCTTCCAGATTTGCCGAATCTTACCGGACCTTGAGAACCAACCTGTTTTTTTCAGCCATGGAAAATGATCTGAAATCCGTGGTGATAACCTCTTCTGTGGCAGGGGAGGGCAAAACCACCACCTGCGTAAATCTGGCACACACCGTGGCCCAGGCTGATCGCAGTGTTCTCCTGGTGGATATGGACCTGCGCCGCCCCCATTTATCAAGCCTTTTTTCCATGAGAAAGGAGAAAGGCGTCTCTGATCTGGTGGCAGATGTTTTCGGCATCCACCTGAACCAGGGAACTCTGGACCAATACCCGGTCAACGATCTGATTCAGCTTACCACGCTTCAGTCTAATACATGTTGCTTGGATTTGGAAAATGAAGAAACCCAGGTCTCCATTTCGTTCGACAAAGGCCGGATGATAGATGTTTACTGGAAAAACCGTCCGGATTCCATGAAACTTGCTAACACTCTGATACAGGAAAAACTCCTAACTGAAAAAGAATCGCTTTTAGCCCTGGGACACCAGAAAAAATCAGTCCAGCGTCTGGGTACCATCCTTTATACCATGGGTTTTGTTTCCAAAAAGGACATCGCCAAGACCCTGTCCATACATACCATTGAAGCCATTAAAGCCGTATCTGCCATGGAACAGGGGGAATTTACTTTTTCGTCTTTATCTGCGGTCGAAGTGAAAAAAATAATAAGCCATGGCATTGATTTCCATAAGCTCTATGCGGAGTTCAACGTGGGTGAGGATATGGGTGACTTTCTTAAAAAGACCATAGACGACATGATTCAGCCTACCTATACAGAAAATCTTTTTATCCTGCCGGCCGGCAGGGTTCCGCCAAATCCCGCAGAACTGGTTGGATCCAAACGAACTGGGTTTCTTATGGATTACCTGAAAACCAGGTATGATTTCATCGTCATTGATACATCACCGGTCATGCCGGCCACGGATGCGTTGTTGGTGGCTCCACACACTGATGGTGTAATTTTGGTTATTAAATCCCGCCACGCGAACAGAAAGATAATACAGGAGGTCCTGAACCGATTTGAAAGCAATAATCTGCCAATCATCGGCACAATCCTGAACAGAGTCGATATGAAAAAAGAGGGATATTATAAGTATTATAAAAAGTACTACACTTCTTATTATGGCAATTAG